The DNA window CATCCATCAGACGGATCTTGACGTTCTGAACCTGCTCATCTGCGAGCGGGCCGCCATCAAGTGCCTCATGGAGACCATCAAGGATCAGCTCCATGGTCTCGTTGAGGTACTGGATACCCTTTGTCATGTCAATGAACATGTTCGAGTTGTACATGTCCTTGACGTTCTTTGCCTCATCCTTCTCCATGCCAAGAGCAACAAGAGCATCACGCCGTTCGATGGCGTTCATCGTCATCGAGACGGTACCGGTCTTGATTGCATCGACAATAGTATCCTCAAGAGGCTCAAGTTCGATATAGAACCGGTTGTGACGGTTGGGCGACTTCCCTTCGACAGGCCCTGCCTTCTTCGTGACCGTCTCCCTGTAGACGACGATCGGCTCGGAGGTGACGATATCGACGTTCTTGTCACGGCGGATACGACCGGTGGAGACCTCAAGGTGAAGCTCTCCCATACCGGCGATCAGGTGTTCGCCGGTCTCTTCATTGATATTGACGCGGATCGTCGGATCCTCTTTCGCAACCTGCCGGAGAACCTCGACGAGTTTTGGAAGATCCTTCATATTCTTCGCCTCGACGGCGACGGTCATGACAGGCTCGGAGTAGTGCTTCAGCGACTCAAATGGTACGATATCCTGATTGGAGGTGACGGTTGAGCCGACGAAGGCATCTTTCAGACCGGTGACTGCGGCGATATTGCCACCGACGATCTGCTCCACCTCAACACGGGTCGGACCCATGAAGATACCGACCTGCTGGAGGCGGTTGGGCTTTCCGGCAGTCCCGACAACATAGAGTTCCATTCCACGGCTTATCTTTCCTGAGAAGAGACGGCCTGTTGCCACCTCACCGGCATGAGGGTCAAACGAGATGTCAGTGACCATCATGGTGACCGCACCCTTGTGATCGCAGGAGAGCATCGCCTTGCCTTCAGGGGATTCCTTGTCACCATGCCAGATGATCGGGATACGCCGCTTCTGGGCATCGACAGGGTTGGGAAGGTGCTTGACGACGATGTCAAGGACGACTTCATGGAGCGGGCTTGACTTTGCAAGACCTTTCATATCTCCGGCATTGCACTTGTCAATGACTTCCTTGAAGGAGATACCGCTCTTCTGCATGTACGGGATCGAGACAGCCCAGTTGTAGAGAGCAGATCCGAAGGCGACGGTGCCATTTGCGGCATCCAGTTTCCAGCCACCCTCGTTGTACATCGTCTCGTTCATCCCTTTGATGAGCTTGTTCACCTTGTCAATGACTTTTCCAAGGCGGATCATCATCTGCTGCGGGTCAACCTTCAGCTCGTTGATGAGACGGTCAACCTTGTTGATGAAGAGGATCGGGCGGACACCCTCCTTCAGCGCCTGGCGAAGAACAGTCTCGGTCTGGGGCATCGGCCCTTCAACCGCATCGACAAGGACGATGGCACCATCAACCGCACGCATTGCACGGGTGACATCCCCACCGAAGTCGACGTGGCCAGGGGTATCGATCATGTTGATCAGGTACTCCGTGCCATTGTATTCATGCACCATCGAGACGTTCGATGCATCGATGGTGATACCACGTGCCTGCTCCTCTGCATCGGAATCCATGAAGAGCTGTTTACCGGAGAGCTCCTCTGAGATCATCCCTGCCCCTGAGAGGAGGTTGTCGGAGAAGGTCGTCTTTCCGTGGTCAATATGTGCAACAATACCGATGTTCCGGATGAACTCTGGTTTGTCCATCAGTTCCGAAACTTTCTCTACCATCTTTTTGCCGCGTGACATAGATCACCTAAAAAAGGTATGGATTAGCGGGCGGACTTTGCGATCCGCTCAACCTCTTCTTTCTTTCCGACAGAGAAGCACTTTGAGTCGCCCTTTGCCGCTGCAATAAGCTCATCGGCGAGAACCTGTGATGCAGACCGCTTCGTCTTGTGCGAGCCTCTCCAGACGCCGGTTGCGATATACTTCAGCGCAGTGTTCACCCTGCGGATCGGTGCGGTATCGACCGACTTGGGGACATTGATACCACCGTACTTCAGCCTGACCGTCTCCTCACGGGGTCCGGTGTTGCCGATTGCATCGACGAGAACCTGAATCGGGTTCTGCTTCGTCTTCTGGTTGATGATATCGAAGGCCTCCATGACGGTCCGCGTGCAGAGCTGCTTCTTGCCGGAGTTGTGCTCTACCTGCATCAGCCTGTTGATGAGCCGCTCGACGATCGCCATCGAGGACTTGGTAAACTGCTGCTGGGTGAGCCGGCCGCAGGAGTGCGGAACTGCCGTTGAGGTGATGGTGACGTACCGCTCAAGGCCCGGGTCCTTAATGACGACTTCTGATGGATCCCACTTGTTGAAGAGGAGGATGGAGTTTGCAACAACCTGCTGCTCTTCTTCCTGTACCATGACTTCTTCTGTCACCATGATCACCTGCGCGCCTTCTCCTTGCGTCCCATAACAAGTTCATTGAGTGAGACGTTGTTCACTGCGGTGACGACGAACCGGACACCGGGAATATCTCCCATGGAACGGCCCATACGACCGCCGATTCCCTCTACTGTGACCTCATCGTGTTCATCGATGAAGTTAATCGCACCGTCGCCGACCGCAAAGGCGGTCACCTGACGACCGTTCTTGATGAGCTGAACACGCACACACTTCCTGATAGCCGAGTTTGGCTGTTTTGCCTCGACACCGACCTTCTCAAGGACGATACCGCGTCCCTGTGGCGATCCCTTCAGCGGATCGGCCTTCAGTTTGAGTTCAAGTGCACGGCGTGCGTATTTCGGATCACTCCAGCGGAACTTCTTTGAGTCGCGCTGAAGCTTTCTCGCTGCAAATTTTCCCTGTCCCATGTATATACCTCGATATGCTGGTTTTTGATCCGGTGGAGGTTCCAGAATCTGGAATACTTATTGCGCGGAGGTGTTTTATATACTATCCGCAGACCACACGTTCCTACATTCATGAGTGGTCTTCAATAATAACCTTATACATCCTCTCCGCCAACTGATAACCACATGTCCACCCGCATCTACAAAGAGGTCCACTTCGATGCAAGCCACCGTCTGCTCCATTACGACGGGAAATGCGCCCGATTACACGGACACCGATGGCGCACCGAGGTCTGGCTCGAGGGGACTGTGGATCCACGGACGCAGATCCTCATTGATTACAATTGCATAAAAAAACTTGTTGAGATCTATGATCATCAGGTGATCCTCAATGCAGAGGACCCGATGGTCGCGTGCCTCTCGGAGTTCCAGGATGTCGTGGTAACAGACGGCGATCCGACGAGCGAGCTCCTGTGTGTCCTGATCGCCGATCAGATCGATGAGGCATGCCGGATGATGGGCCTTGACTGCAGGATTACCACGGTCCGTGTATGGGAAGGGGCAACCTGCTACTCCGAGGTCTCCCGGTGAGAGTCTCTGAGATCTTCGTCAGTTTCCAGGGAGAAGGGAGGGAGCAGGGGAAGCGCTGCACCTTCCTCCGGCTTGCGGGATGCAACCTCGCCTGCCGGTGGTGCGACACCCCGGCGACGCAGGACCCCGCAGGTGGGGAGGAGCGCTCAGCAGATGCGATCCTCGATGAGATACGGTCACCGGGAGTCCGGCGGATCTGCATCACCGGCGGCGAGCCGCTCCTCCAGGCAGATGAACTCCTCCCCCTTCTCATGGACCTGGCAGGCGAGGGGTACAAAATCGATATCGAGACGAACGGCACGGTGCCGTTTGGTCCGGTGCTCCCCTGGGCGACGATCTGTATGGATATCAAGTGTCCGTCATCAGGAGAGGAGAGCGATCTCTCCCTCCTCCCCCTCATCCGGCCGGCTGATACCGTCAAGTTCGTCGTCGCTGATCAGGGAGATCTCGATTATGCCGCCGGGATACTCAGGGAGCACCCGATCGCCGGAGAGGTGATCATCTCCCCGGTTCATGGCGCAGACTACCATGCCGTGGCACAGGAGATCATCGGATGGACCCATGATATCCGGCTTCAGCTCCAGCTTCACAAACAGATAGGGATGCGATAAGATGAAAGCAGTATGTCTCCTCTCAGGAGGGATGGACTCGGCCACCCTCGCGTATTATGCACGGGATATGGGATATGCACTCCTCCCCCTCCACATCAGGTACGGCCAGAGGACAGAGTCAAAAGAGCTTGGATGCGCCCGGAGGCTCGCCGCACGCCTGGATGCGGAGCCCCCGGTCGTCATCTCCCTCGACTACTTCAGGGTATTTGGCGCAAGCAGCCTCACCGATCCGGAGATGGCCGTCGAGCGCCATGAGGATGCATCGCCACAGCATCCGACCACCTATGTACCCTTCCGGAATGCGAACCTCCTCGCCATCGCCACAAGCTTTGCCGAGGCACGCGGTGCAGAGGCGATCTTCATCGGTGTCCAGGCAGGCGACTATGCAGGATACCCGGACTGCCGGCCGGAGTTCATCGAGGCATTCCGGAAGGTCATCGATCTCGGGACGATGACGGATACCCCGATACGCCTCTTCGCCCCCTTCGTCGGGATGAACAAGACAGAGATCCTCAGGACCGGTTTTGCCCTTGATGTCCCCTATGAAGAGACCTGGTCCTGTTACGGGGAGGAGGAGCTCGCCTGTGGAACCTGCTCCTCCTGCCACTACCGGCTGGAGGCATTTGCAGAAACCGGCCGGCCGGATCCCATACAGTACCAGGAGCGGCAATGACGACGATCTACCAGGGGAAGAGGCTCTCGGTCGAGCTGCGGAGGGTGGACCTTCCAAACGGGACCAGCAGGGAGACGATCATCATCCACCCCGGCGGCGCCGTGGTGATGCTCCCCCGTGACGGCGATGACTGCTATCTCATCAGGCAGTATCGCCCGGCACTCGGGGATTATATCTACGAGGCACCCGCCGGGACGATGGAGGATGGGGAACGCCCCGAGGAGACGGCAGACCGGGAGATGGTCGAGGAGACACGGCTCCGGGCAGGCACCCTCATCCCCCGGGGTGTCATCAACACGACCCCCGGATACACCGATGAGGTCCTCCACCTCTATGAGGCACGCGATCTCACACCGGCTGATCATCACCATCCCGACGAGGATGAGGTGATAGAGGTCATCCGCCTCCCATTTGCCGAGGCTGAGGAGATGGCTCGGGACGGGCGGATCACTGACGCAAAGACGATCTGCCTCCTCTTCCGCTGCCGCGACTGAGGAATACTCACCTTTATTGGATGAGAAAGAAAAATTATGAACAGTTTTTAATGGTGACTGACCCCCATGGCTGAGACAGAACAGACAGGAAAGGATGAGGCACGGCGCCGGTATGAGTTCAGGAAGATGCTTGAACGACTCCAGGAGAAGGAGGGGAGCGGAACTGAACTCATATCACTGTACATCCCCCCGGATAAACAGATATACGATGTGACGGCACAGCTCCGCGACGAGTTTGGCCAGTGTGCGAACATCAAGAGCAAACAGACGAAGACGAATGTCCAGAGCGCCCTCTCCTCTATCCTCGCACGGTTAAAGAATGTCAAAAGCCCTCCACCACACGGGATGGCGGTATTCTCGGGTGCTGTCAATACCGGAGGGGACAAGAGCACGTTTGAGACGATCATCGTCGACCCCCCCGAGCCGCTTGGTACCTATCTGTACCGGTGCAGCTCAAGCTTCGAGCTTGAGCCTCTCAGGCAGATGCTGGAGGAGAAGTTCGTCTATGGCCTCCTCGTCCTGGATCGGCGGGAGTCGTACTGGGGGTTCCTCCGTGGAAACAGGATCGAGCCGATCAGCGGAACGACCTCCACGGTTCCGGGGAAACAGCGGAAAGGTGGTCAGTCGGCGGCCCGTTTCGAGCGGCTCCGTCTCATCGCCATCAATGAATACTATAAGAAGGTCGGAGAGCGTGCAAGCGAGACCTTCCTTGCGGAGAAGGACTTCTTTGAACGGTTCAAAGGAGTGCTCATCGGGGGGCCGACACCGACGAAGGAGGAGTTTGCCGCCGGCGACTATCTCCATCATGAGGTGAAGAAGAAGATGCTCGGCCTCTTCGATGTGGCATATACCAATGAGAGCGGCCTTGCCGAACTCGTCGATGCCGCCGGGGAGGCCCTCAAGGGTGTCGACCTGATGCGGGAGAAGGCGATCATGTCGAAGTTCTTCAAGGAGCTGACGAAGGACAATGGTGTCGCCGCATATGGTGAGGAGAGCATCAGGAAGAACCTGGAAGCGGGAGCGGTCGATATCCTCCTCCTCTCGACAAAGCTCCGTGAGTCACGCCTTGAGATACGGTGCGGAGCCTGTGGATATACGGAAGAGCGGACCATCCGGATGGAGCCGGGGAAGAAGGTCTCTGATATCGACTTTGGGAACTGCCCGAAATGCACATCGCCGCTCATCCTTGATGCCGAGACCGATATTATCGAGGAGCTGACGAACCTTGCCGATCAGAGCAGCACCACCGTTGAGATCATCTCCGACGACTTTGAGGAGGGGGCGATGCTCGTCAACGCATTCGGTGGAATCGCCGCGATACTACGATACAGGACGGGATTATAGATGTACTTTGAGACAGTTGAACGGATCAGCCGGATACTGAAGGCATGCACCGGTGAGGACGAGCCGCTCCTCGTCGATGGAGGGGACCATGCGGATATCGCATCGACGATCGCCTTCTCCCTTGCAAAGAAGCAGAAGAGGGCACCTGCACAGATAGCAGCCGACCTTGCAGAGAAGATACAGGCGATGCCCGAGGCGGAGGGGATGGGGGTCCTCGCCGTCGGGCCGTACCTGAACTTCACCTTCGGGACGGACTATATCGCCGGATCGGTCGCCGCCGCCCAGATTCCGGGGTATGGCAACCTCCAGAAGAAGCATGAGCGGGTGCTGATCGAGCATACAAGTGCCAATCCCAACGGCCCCCTGCATGTCGGCCATATCAGAAACACCATCATCGGCGACTCGCTCGCCCGGGCGTTCCGCAAAGCCGGCTATCCGTCCGAGGTGCAGTACTATCTCAATGATATGGGCCGCCAGATCGCCATCGTCGTCTGGGGGCTGGAGAACCTTGGGATCGTTCGGAACGAAGGGGAGAAGCCGGATCATTACATCGCCCGCGTCTATATCCAGGCAAATCGTGCCATCGAGGCAGATCCATCGATCGGATCTGAGATTGAGCGATTGATGCGCGAGATCGAGCGGGGGGAGAAGAAGGCGGAGGAGAGCTTCCGCACGGCGGTCGATACCTGTATGGAGGGGATCAGGGAGACGCTCCTTGCCCTCAATACCGTCCATGACCGGACCGTCAGGGAGAGTACATTTGTCAGGATCGGCGATATGGAACGGGCACTCGTCACCCTCTCCCGGCTGGATGAGGCCGAGAATGACGGTGAGCTCTTCTCCCTCAACCTGGCGGCATTCGGGTTTGAGAAGAAGTATGTCCTCCGGCGTGCGGATGGAACAAGCGTCTATGCAGCCCGTGATATCGCCTACCATATCTGGAAGGACAGAAACTATGACCGCGTCATCGATGTCCTCGGAGCCGACCACAAACTGATCGGAGCACAGCTCTGCGCAGCCATGAAGCTGATGGGGGAGCGGCCACCCGAGATCCTCCACTTCGAGTTCGTCTCGCTCCCGGAGGGGTCGATGAGCACCCGTGCAGGGAAGTTCATCACCGCCGATGAGCTGATCGGTGAGGTGACCATCCGCGCCCTTGAAGAGGTGACGAAGCGGCGGCCGGAGCTATCAGAGGAGGAGCGTGCCGCGATTGCCCGGTCGGTCGCCATCGGTGCGATCCGGTATGATATCGTCCGGGTCTCGCCGGAGAAGAGCACCGTCTTTGACTGGAAGGCTGCACTCGACTTCGAACGGCAGAGCGCCCCGTATATCCAGTATGCCCATGCACGGGCATCGTCCATCCTTGCAAAAGCCGGGGAGTTTGAGGAG is part of the Methanocalculus alkaliphilus genome and encodes:
- a CDS encoding elongation factor EF-2, translating into MSRGKKMVEKVSELMDKPEFIRNIGIVAHIDHGKTTFSDNLLSGAGMISEELSGKQLFMDSDAEEQARGITIDASNVSMVHEYNGTEYLINMIDTPGHVDFGGDVTRAMRAVDGAIVLVDAVEGPMPQTETVLRQALKEGVRPILFINKVDRLINELKVDPQQMMIRLGKVIDKVNKLIKGMNETMYNEGGWKLDAANGTVAFGSALYNWAVSIPYMQKSGISFKEVIDKCNAGDMKGLAKSSPLHEVVLDIVVKHLPNPVDAQKRRIPIIWHGDKESPEGKAMLSCDHKGAVTMMVTDISFDPHAGEVATGRLFSGKISRGMELYVVGTAGKPNRLQQVGIFMGPTRVEVEQIVGGNIAAVTGLKDAFVGSTVTSNQDIVPFESLKHYSEPVMTVAVEAKNMKDLPKLVEVLRQVAKEDPTIRVNINEETGEHLIAGMGELHLEVSTGRIRRDKNVDIVTSEPIVVYRETVTKKAGPVEGKSPNRHNRFYIELEPLEDTIVDAIKTGTVSMTMNAIERRDALVALGMEKDEAKNVKDMYNSNMFIDMTKGIQYLNETMELILDGLHEALDGGPLADEQVQNVKIRLMDVKLHEDAIHRGPAQVIPAVRAAVKAGILMANDQLLEPAQKIQITVPQDQMGAAISQIQGRRGQLTTTESEGDQIVVNGVAPVAELFGFAGDLRSATEGRAMWSTEFAGFQLVPASLVNDVVIGIRKRKGLKEQIPTPNDYLA
- a CDS encoding 30S ribosomal protein S7, which encodes MVTEEVMVQEEEQQVVANSILLFNKWDPSEVVIKDPGLERYVTITSTAVPHSCGRLTQQQFTKSSMAIVERLINRLMQVEHNSGKKQLCTRTVMEAFDIINQKTKQNPIQVLVDAIGNTGPREETVRLKYGGINVPKSVDTAPIRRVNTALKYIATGVWRGSHKTKRSASQVLADELIAAAKGDSKCFSVGKKEEVERIAKSAR
- a CDS encoding 30S ribosomal protein S12, translating into MGQGKFAARKLQRDSKKFRWSDPKYARRALELKLKADPLKGSPQGRGIVLEKVGVEAKQPNSAIRKCVRVQLIKNGRQVTAFAVGDGAINFIDEHDEVTVEGIGGRMGRSMGDIPGVRFVVTAVNNVSLNELVMGRKEKARR
- a CDS encoding 6-carboxytetrahydropterin synthase, yielding MSTRIYKEVHFDASHRLLHYDGKCARLHGHRWRTEVWLEGTVDPRTQILIDYNCIKKLVEIYDHQVILNAEDPMVACLSEFQDVVVTDGDPTSELLCVLIADQIDEACRMMGLDCRITTVRVWEGATCYSEVSR
- a CDS encoding 7-carboxy-7-deazaguanine synthase QueE — translated: MRVSEIFVSFQGEGREQGKRCTFLRLAGCNLACRWCDTPATQDPAGGEERSADAILDEIRSPGVRRICITGGEPLLQADELLPLLMDLAGEGYKIDIETNGTVPFGPVLPWATICMDIKCPSSGEESDLSLLPLIRPADTVKFVVADQGDLDYAAGILREHPIAGEVIISPVHGADYHAVAQEIIGWTHDIRLQLQLHKQIGMR
- the queC gene encoding 7-cyano-7-deazaguanine synthase QueC, with the protein product MKAVCLLSGGMDSATLAYYARDMGYALLPLHIRYGQRTESKELGCARRLAARLDAEPPVVISLDYFRVFGASSLTDPEMAVERHEDASPQHPTTYVPFRNANLLAIATSFAEARGAEAIFIGVQAGDYAGYPDCRPEFIEAFRKVIDLGTMTDTPIRLFAPFVGMNKTEILRTGFALDVPYEETWSCYGEEELACGTCSSCHYRLEAFAETGRPDPIQYQERQ
- a CDS encoding NUDIX hydrolase, giving the protein MTTIYQGKRLSVELRRVDLPNGTSRETIIIHPGGAVVMLPRDGDDCYLIRQYRPALGDYIYEAPAGTMEDGERPEETADREMVEETRLRAGTLIPRGVINTTPGYTDEVLHLYEARDLTPADHHHPDEDEVIEVIRLPFAEAEEMARDGRITDAKTICLLFRCRD
- the prf1 gene encoding peptide chain release factor aRF-1; the encoded protein is MAETEQTGKDEARRRYEFRKMLERLQEKEGSGTELISLYIPPDKQIYDVTAQLRDEFGQCANIKSKQTKTNVQSALSSILARLKNVKSPPPHGMAVFSGAVNTGGDKSTFETIIVDPPEPLGTYLYRCSSSFELEPLRQMLEEKFVYGLLVLDRRESYWGFLRGNRIEPISGTTSTVPGKQRKGGQSAARFERLRLIAINEYYKKVGERASETFLAEKDFFERFKGVLIGGPTPTKEEFAAGDYLHHEVKKKMLGLFDVAYTNESGLAELVDAAGEALKGVDLMREKAIMSKFFKELTKDNGVAAYGEESIRKNLEAGAVDILLLSTKLRESRLEIRCGACGYTEERTIRMEPGKKVSDIDFGNCPKCTSPLILDAETDIIEELTNLADQSSTTVEIISDDFEEGAMLVNAFGGIAAILRYRTGL
- the argS gene encoding arginine--tRNA ligase translates to MYFETVERISRILKACTGEDEPLLVDGGDHADIASTIAFSLAKKQKRAPAQIAADLAEKIQAMPEAEGMGVLAVGPYLNFTFGTDYIAGSVAAAQIPGYGNLQKKHERVLIEHTSANPNGPLHVGHIRNTIIGDSLARAFRKAGYPSEVQYYLNDMGRQIAIVVWGLENLGIVRNEGEKPDHYIARVYIQANRAIEADPSIGSEIERLMREIERGEKKAEESFRTAVDTCMEGIRETLLALNTVHDRTVRESTFVRIGDMERALVTLSRLDEAENDGELFSLNLAAFGFEKKYVLRRADGTSVYAARDIAYHIWKDRNYDRVIDVLGADHKLIGAQLCAAMKLMGERPPEILHFEFVSLPEGSMSTRAGKFITADELIGEVTIRALEEVTKRRPELSEEERAAIARSVAIGAIRYDIVRVSPEKSTVFDWKAALDFERQSAPYIQYAHARASSILAKAGEFEEVYEYEEPHEIALAKAIARFPAVLDAVVTDLRPHLLATYIRDLADLFNTFYRFVPVLKAEGRSRDARLCLVRATKNTLKESLLTLGIDALESM